The Bacilli bacterium genome contains the following window.
CAAAATGGACGGGCGCGGAGAATGGCGATTCGCCGTTCACATTAACGGCCGTTATTTTATACCAACCGTCCGCCGGCAGCGATATATATTCGAAACGGGTGCTCTCCGTAGAGCCGATCAGCGTATATTCCCCGTTTTGCTGCGAACTGTAAAAGATGCGATATTCTATGACGCTATCGTTGTCCGCGTTTGCGTCCCACGTCAGTTGCACGCCGATTCCGCCGTCCCGCGGGCTCGCAACCAGGTTTCGGGGCGAAGCGGGCGCGCCGGCGTTTGGTTTATCGTCTTGCGATCCGTTGTTGTCGCCGGTAACCGGCGGCATAAAGATTTGTCCCGCCGCATTGTCATCCGTGAACACCAGTCCGCTGGGAGCCGATTCGTTTCCCGCGACGTCAACGGCTGTAATGTAATAGGCGTACGAATTCGCCGCTGTAATGTAGTCGACAAATTTAGGCGCGTCTCCCGTGTAGACGGGCGCTCCTTGCCGTTTGAATGGGGCGTTGTTCATGGAGCGATACAAACGGTAGCCGATCACATCTTCCTGCGAATCGGGTTGAAAGGTGATGATGGCCAACCCGCTTTTCTTTTCAATTTTTATATCCGTCACGGCAGGAGGTGCTTCTCCGTCGTCAACCCGCGGATCCATTTCGACGGGCGCCTCCTGCGAGGCGTCGAGCGGAATATAATCTTCGGGTTTTTTCTTCACGCCCTCGCGCACCTCGGGGATGCTTTGCGGGTATTTGGCGAACGCCTCTTTGATTTGGTCAATGACGGTTTTGGTCGGCACTTGCCGTTTGAACAGAACTTTATGCTGAATCATATCCCGCGGTGTGGCAGGGTTCGGCAAATAGTTGACGTGATTGAACGGAATTACGTCCGATTCGATCAGCATATCTGCCGTTTGCGTCGGAATGCTGCGTTTGGCAAACCAATCGGTAATCAGATGGTTGGTTTTTCGCTCCAGTTCGTTCGGCAGTTTTCCGGTGATGTCGGATACCGTCATTTTAATGACGTCGTCAGGCTTGGCGAATTCTTTTGTGGCAAACAGTTCGGGCTTCAATTCGTACACTTTGTTCATTACCAATGACCAGATGTTTTTGGCCCGCGAAGTGCCCTGGCCGTAGGTCAGCGTGCTCGGCTGATCGTAACCCGCCCAAACGCCCAGCGTCAAATCAGGCGTATAGCCTTCAAACCAGGCGTCGAAATCAAACTGTGTCGAGCCGGTTTTGCCGACGGTAGGAACTTTGTCATAGTATTTGAATTTCCGGCGAATATCTGTCGCCGTGCCTTCCGTAATGACGGTACGCAGCATGTCCGTAATTAAAAATGCGGTCTCCGGGCTGAACACCTGCACCGGTTTTGGGTTGTGTTCATACACGACATTGCCTTCCCCGTCGACGATTTTGCGAATCATAAAAGGATCGAGGAAGACGCCTTTGTTGGGAAAAGTGGAATACGCGCCGGTCAATTCCTCAATCGTAACGCCGTATTTTAATCCGCCGATGACCCCGGTTCTGGCGTGGTAGTCTTCTTCCGTAAGCGTTGTGATGCCCATTTTTTTGGCGTATTCCCATGCCTGATCGATGCCGACCACCTGATTGAACAATTTTATCGCCGGAATATTATAGGACCAGTTCAAAGCGGTTCTGGCCGATATCAATCCGTGATATTTGCCGTCCCAGTTTACCGGAATATGGAAGCCCTTGGAACCGTCCGGCTGAACGACCGGAGAATCATCAAGCGGAGTGGCCGGCTGGATGGCTCCC
Protein-coding sequences here:
- a CDS encoding penicillin-binding transpeptidase domain-containing protein — encoded protein: IDRQHTVLGRMLVDGKITREQYEDALAFDIRSSLAQPKEKAYTTYPYLMIEAEQRAAKILLKLQNPKLTDADLRSNAYTEQINEVSEMMRTNGYKIYTTIDQEIYDAMQEIAHNPDNFTPDIEGKGMEQIGAVLIDNKTGAILGMIEGRDFYKEQLNHATQMERQPGSTMKPIAAYGPAIEMGAIQPATPLDDSPVVQPDGSKGFHIPVNWDGKYHGLISARTALNWSYNIPAIKLFNQVVGIDQAWEYAKKMGITTLTEEDYHARTGVIGGLKYGVTIEELTGAYSTFPNKGVFLDPFMIRKIVDGEGNVVYEHNPKPVQVFSPETAFLITDMLRTVITEGTATDIRRKFKYYDKVPTVGKTGSTQFDFDAWFEGYTPDLTLGVWAGYDQPSTLTYGQGTSRAKNIWSLVMNKVYELKPELFATKEFAKPDDVIKMTVSDITGKLPNELERKTNHLITDWFAKRSIPTQTADMLIESDVIPFNHVNYLPNPATPRDMIQHKVLFKRQVPTKTVIDQIKEAFAKYPQSIPEVREGVKKKPEDYIPLDASQEAPVEMDPRVDDGEAPPAVTDIKIEKKSGLAIITFQPDSQEDVIGYRLYRSMNNAPFKRQGAPVYTGDAPKFVDYITAANSYAYYITAVDVAGNESAPSGLVFTDDNAAGQIFMPPVTGDNNGSQDDKPNAGAPASPRNLVASPRDGGIGVQLTWDANADNDSVIEYRIFYSSQQNGEYTLIGSTESTRFEYISLPADGWYKITAVNVNGESPFSAPVHFVFGP